The proteins below come from a single Melitaea cinxia chromosome 9, ilMelCinx1.1, whole genome shotgun sequence genomic window:
- the LOC123656440 gene encoding LOW QUALITY PROTEIN: malate dehydrogenase, mitochondrial-like (The sequence of the model RefSeq protein was modified relative to this genomic sequence to represent the inferred CDS: substituted 1 base at 1 genomic stop codon) has product MKRYYSTCPAGMKVTICGAAGCTGQPLALLLKQCPLLDEIALYDVCATCGYGMELSHVDTKCKVSSFSGRHMLCDALKGAKVVVIVARNQCDTFENNAPVVTEIALQMCNTCPDAFTIVATEPIESLVPLVSEIQRLRATYNPRLLLGCVELNCVRANTVLADFLRVPPESVRVPVIGGATSKTMVPVLSAAVHPGTLTQEQTECVTSAIMNGQETVCAAKGSSTETACLAGAYAVARNTINVVKGLQGGRNIVQCAYVDSLGTCAPDCQFFASEVNLGPSGIEKNLGIPELSKFENCLLFNCLPYVRNEIGRAIWLVYTMCNQCCCSTCVAHPCTCFTPPIVPCVPPSVWTCDCPDSCRDEYLASICREMSCKCGSTELCWRPREADYNAARAANLKHQMPLKGLSCNVYNVPRSVRIEQAIRNQVKDSXLAKNMSCNANNSFV; this is encoded by the exons ATGAAACGTTACTATAGCACTTGCCCGGCTGGGATGAAGGTCACAATTTGCGGCGCTGCAGGATGTACAG GACAACCCCTAGCATTGTTGTTGAAACAGTGTCCATTATTAGACGAGATAGCGTTGTACGATGTCTGTGCAACATGTGGCTACGGTATGGAGCTAAGTCATGTTGATACCAAGTGCAAAGTGTCTTCGTTTTCTGGACGTCACATGCTCTGTGATGCTCTTAAG GGTGCAAAAGTTGTGGTTATAGTTGCAAGAAATCAATGCGACACTTTTGAAAATAACGCTCCGGTCGTAACAGAAATCGCTTTACAAATGTGTAATACTTGCCCTGAT GCTTTTACGATAGTAGCGACTGAACCCATAGAAAGTTTGGTCCCGCTCGTTAGTGAGATTCAAAGACTGCGTGCAACGTACAATCCGCGACTACTTCTGGGTTGTGTCGAGTTAAACTGCGTTCGAGCAAACACTGTTTTAGCGGATTTTCTCCGGGTACCTCCTGAATCAGTTCGTGTTCCTGTAATTGGCGGAGCTACGTCTAAAACCATGGTCCCGGTGTTGTCCGCTGCTGTTCATCCGGGTACACTAACACAGGAACAG acTGAGTGTGTAACATCGGCTATAATGAATGGACAAGAGACAGTGTGTGCGGCAAAAGGCTCGAGTACTGAAACTGCATGCCTGGCAGGCGCTTACGCTGTCGCAAGAAACACTATAAACGTTGTGAAGGGCTTGCAAGGAGGCAGAAATATTGTACAATGCGCATACGTGGACAGCCTTGGAACATGCGCGCCTGATTGCCAATTTTTTGCCAGCGAG gttaaTTTAGGACCTTCTGGTATAGAAAAGAACTTAGGTATTCCAGAATTATCCAAGTTCGAGAATTGTCTACTGTTCAACTGCTTGCCGTACGTTCGTAACGAGATTGGTCGTGCTATATGGCTG GTTTACACAATGTGTAATCAATGCTGTTGTTCAACTTGCGTGGCACATCCGTGCACGTGCTTTACGCCTCCAATCGTCCCTTGTGTGCCGCCTTCCGTCTGGACCTGTGATTGCCCTGACTCCTGTCGAGATGAATATCTGGCTTCC ATATGCCGTGAAATGAGCTGTAAATGTGGAAGTACGGAGTTGTGCTGGAGACCTCGTGAAGCTGACTACAACGCGGCGCGGGCTGCTAACTTAAAACACCAAATGCCACTTAAGGGCCTGTCGTGCAATGTTTACAACGTGCCCAGAAGCGTGCGAATTGAACAAGCAATAAGAAATCAAGTAAAAGATTCTTAACTAGCAAAAAATATGTCTTGTAATGCAAATAATTCCTTTGTATAA
- the LOC123656678 gene encoding uncharacterized protein LOC123656678: MEEIIKPIYIVNSLLGLFPYAIKYNKAKKIYETVNKSMYINSLCTISVMLIIYIFSILFTKNIMQTPEDVEMIEVIMTKINCVLELSTLVIFITVAYICAYLHRDKYIKALNMIISTWYDVTNNSKSQAILSDLRLHVNIVTIASLFTVIIAQFAMNFTRNSSIWKIVLVTFTFDMSQAIQFIVLALHYTMTMMLVAILENLNEHCLLLTFNNKIIVSDVVEVKPKARLTLRQMELAYIKAFEIKIFINEIFQGPILISALQCFHSIVSEAHTIYHGVLVENSLSVHDTLHCFIWIVYQIFKIYSFSYAGNLLKLKAFRIGQSLHNIPTDNQDSRWFMEIQHFCSLMSHQRMELTVYEFFPLDGTLLYNMLASAMMFITILVQFD; this comes from the exons ATGGAAGAAATCATCAAACCGATATATATCGTTAATTCACTGCTTGGATTGTTCCCGTATGCCATAAAGTATAATaaagcgaaaaaaatatatgaaaccgTTAACAAATCAATGTACATTAATTCCTTGTGTACCATATCTGTGAtgttgattatttatatattttcaatccTATTTACTAAGAATATCATGCAAACTCCAGAAGACGTTGAAATGATTGAAGTGATTATGACCAAAATTAACTGTGTGTTGGAACTATCCactttagtaatatttattacagtCGCTTACATATGTGCTTATCTTCAtcgtgataaatatataaaggcGTTGAATATGATAATAAGCACTTGGTATGACGTAACAAATAATAGCAAAAGTCAGGCTATTCTTTCTGACCTGCGACTTCATGTGAACATTGTAACGATAGCAAGTTTATTTACAGTAATAATCGCGCAGTTTGCAATGAATTTTACTCGAAATAGTTCGATATGGAAAATAGTTCTTGTTACATTTACTTTCGATATGTCACAAGCTATACAGTTTATTGTATTAGCTCTACACTACACAATGACGATGATGCTCGTTGCAATCCTTGAAAACCTAAATGAGCATTGTTTATTACTtacatttaataacaaaattatagttAGCGATGTTGTTGAGGTAAAGCCAAAAGCGAGGCTTACATTGCGTCAGATGGAACTAGCATACATAAAGgcgtttgaaattaaaatatttataaacgaaaTATTTCAAGGACCTATTTTAATTTCTGCGCTACAGTGTTTTCACTCAATCGTCAGCGAAGCTCATACAATATATCACGGAGTTTTGGTGGAAAACAGCCTTTCAGTTCATGATACTTTACATTGTTTCATCTGGATTGTTTATCAGATATTCAAAATCTATTCCTTTTCTTACGCTGGTAATTTACTAAAGTTAAAG GCGTTTCGTATTGGTCAATCTTTGCATAACATACCAACAGATAATCAGGATTCACGTTGGTTTATGGag ATACAACATTTTTGTTCCCTCATGTCCCACCAACGAATGGAACTGACTGTGTATGAGTTCTTTCCCTTGGATGGAACACTTTTGTATAAT atgcTGGCATCGGCTATGatgtttataacaattttagttcaatttgat
- the LOC123656747 gene encoding interferon-inducible double-stranded RNA-dependent protein kinase activator A homolog — translation MMDGGVVHPHPGVVHGGVPGVVHGMPVHGAGPDGEHPPHGPRRRYQNRPKQTNNLERLPLDEAAKREMEALPMKTPVSVLQELLARRGTVPKYELVQIEGMIHEPTFRYRVTVADLIAMGTGRSKKEAKHSAAKALLDKLTGATPADQSTNGNVPETGTVVSSFEDKLMGNPVGWLQELCMSRFWPPPSYHAENDDNVSRRLPHERQFTIVCTLLKRREVGTGKSKKLAKRQAAYKMWQALQDNPLEAFQPEEEGGVAARYADLKDSKISTLTTSHSHKVSQFHKHLKQSVGPNLAKLQVTPLNNKDFNFVQFLQEIASEQSFEVTYVDIEEKSMTGRCQCLVQLSTLPVAVCHGSGLTSKDAQSSAAQNALEYLKIMTKK, via the exons ATG ATGGATGGTGGTGTTGTACACCCCCACCCTGGTGTTGTCCATGGAGGTGTGCCAGGAGTTGTGCATGGTATGCCAGTCCATGGTGCAGGGCCTGATGGGGAGCATCCTCCTCATGGACCAAGACGGCGTTATCAAAATAGACCGaagcaaacaaataatttagaGCGTCTTCCCCTTGATGAAGCTGCTAAAAGG GAAATGGAAGCATTACCAATGAAGACACCAGTGTCGGTTCTGCAAGAACTCTTGGCTCGAAGAGGAACTGTCCCTAAATATGAGCTGGTACAGATTGAGGGAATGATCCATGAGCCTACCTTCCGTTACCGTGTGACTGTTGCAGATTTGATTG CAATGGGCACAGGAAGATCAAAGAAAGAAGCTAAACATTCAGCGGCCAAAGCTTTGTTGGACAAGTTAACTGGTGCCACACCAGCTGATCAGTCAACAAATGGAAATGTCCCTGAAAC tgGAACAGTTGTTTCATCATTTGAAGATAAATTGATGGGCAACCCAGTGGGATGGCTGCAGGAGCTTTGTATGTCTCGGTTCTGGCCTCCACCCTCATACCATGCGGAGAATGATGACAACGTTTCTAGAC GTTTGCCTCATGAGCGTCAGTTTACAATTGTCTGTACTCTGCTAAAACGACGTGAAGTAGGAACTGGAAAATCTAAGAAATTAGCCAAACGCCAGGCAGCTTATAAAATGTGGCAAGCGTTACAAGATAACCCACTGGAAGCATTCCAGCCTGAGGAAGag GGCGGTGTCGCGGCCCGCTATGCCGACCTGAAAGATAGTAAAATCTCTACACTCACTACCAGTCACAGCCACAAGGTGTCGCAGTTTCACAAACACCTCAAACAGTCTGTCGGCCCTAACCTGGCCAAGTTGCAg GTGACTCCGCTCAACAACAAGGACTTTAACTTCGTTCAATTTCTGCAAGAGATAGCTTCGGAGCAGTCATTTGAGGTGACATATGTTGATATTGAAGAAAAATCGATGACCGGTCGCTGTCAATGCCTGGTGCAATTGTCTACATTGCCTGTTGCAGTATGCCATGGTTCAGGGCTAACGAGCAAGGATGCTCAGTCATCAGCGGCTCAAAATGCCCTGGAGTATCTGAAAATAATGACCAAAAAGTGA
- the LOC123656137 gene encoding uncharacterized protein LOC123656137, whose protein sequence is MDKENKLPKTTQTVNDILQKYNHIVKKRTQNDIQNEQAMSNEDKNVEINSAGRDMKLKRKYKIRDLENLEIDLPESLIARHEEPATLMSRDIIGNASKRNNNDADDVFQNNICNIKHEIDDLENNMLPKFMIEELTDSDLNLEVSETILNPKMLLQCVSEGNDEEDIIPPPPEFRDYDETSSNSSIHEAKINVEYDILESQDYANENDPRENICFERSEIDLSPSREVHKLANSPNTRDLIFYPTMSYTAIDKNIIESKNTSSFFKTRSVKLSEFKFKRKNIFRK, encoded by the exons ATGGACAAGGAAAATAAATTACCAAAAACCACCCAAACAGTAAATGAcatcttacaaaaatataatcatattgTGAAAAA acGAACCCAAAACGATATTCAAAACGAGCAAGCAATGTCAAACGAGGACAAAAATGTAGAAATCAATTCAGCTGGAAGAGATATGAaacttaaaagaaaatacaaaattaggGATTTAGAAAACTTAGAAATCGATTTGCCAGAATCATTAATAGCAAGACATGAAGAACCTGCGACTCTTATGAGTAGAGATATAATTGGTAATGCGTCTAAAAGGAATAACAATGATGCTGACGATGTTTtccaaaacaatatttgtaacataaaGCATGAAATAGATGATTTGGAAAATAATATGTTACCGAAATTTATGATAGAAGAATTAACGGACTCCGATTTAAATTTAGAAGTAAGTGAGACTATACTTAACCCTAAAATGCTTTTACAATGTGTAAGTGAGGGTAATGATGAAGAAGATATAATACCTCCACCTCCAGAGTTCCGAGACTATGATGAAACATCATCAAATTCATCTATACATGAAGCCAAAATTAATGTAGAATATGATATTTTGGAATCTCAAGATTACGCAAATGAAAATGATCCAAGAGAGAATATATGTTTTGAAAGGTCTGAAATCGACTTAAGTCCATCAAGAGAAGTACATAAGTTGGCCAATTCTCCAAACACTcgtgatttaatattttatccgACAATGTCTTACACCGcgattgataaaaatattattgaaagcAAAAATACGTCGAGTTTTTTTAAAACGCGTAGTGTAAAGTTGtctgaatttaaatttaaacgtaaaaatatatttcgtaaataa